The Megachile rotundata isolate GNS110a chromosome 8, iyMegRotu1, whole genome shotgun sequence genome has a segment encoding these proteins:
- the mRpS34 gene encoding mitochondrial ribosomal protein S34, whose product MPIKYIGRTTTLKGKPLWEILANLKNHGVGRMVIRYTFQRYPEPCYMRILKVAALPDTSKHPHDPRKVRVLVESTFRGKTQPTPRQIDSVSYKPDYMLIPKDEEHRYLNHIQPPVKILPRTVEFPPLLKEMLIREAKKKNTTPVLHMPAIYNLKGIKNYKVAEEGETPNVDVVMSLGTPATPHLYADIKYDDSS is encoded by the exons ATGCCGATAAAATACATTGGCCGAACAACCACTTTAAAAGGCAAACCTTTATGGGAAATtttagcaaatttaaaaaaccaTGGTGTAGGTAGAATGGTAATACGATATACATTTCAAAGATATCCAGAACCATGTTACATGAGGATATTAAAAGTTGCTGCACTGCCAGATACGTCTAAGCATCCACAT gaTCCGCGGAAAGTACGAGTACTCGTTGAAAGTACTTTTCGCGGTAAAACTCAACCAACTCCAAGGCAAATAGATTCGGTAAGCTACAAACCAGATTATATGCTAATACCTAAAGATGAGGAACATCGGTACTTGAATCACATTCAACCACCAGTGAAAATCCTTCCACGCACTGTAGAATTTCCACCACTCTTGAAAGAAATGTTGATTCGTGAagcaaaaaaaaagaacacaaCTCCAGTATTGCACATGCCAGCAATATATAATCTGAAaggtataaaaaattataaagtggCCGAAGAAGGTGAAACACCTAATGTTGATGTAGTGATGAGCCTGGGAACTCCAGCAACTCCACATCTTTATGCAGACATTAAATACGATGATTCATCATGA
- the Tmf gene encoding TATA element modulatory factor: MSWFDATGFANLAMTALKEAQKTIDKALDIKDEDQKPVETHKEDTSDFFASWGLKKEEDVVHRDKSKDSKQDATNSIWGSFTGSFFESPKFGEEGRDAKGIIHSKSLQTTPTESDKTKMQKFASSLSLSEDYKDKKLSPSKNTKRIKDCKEKSGSDTSYDIPSQDIASASTSNVLVPLVPSGTVIPADTASSNDEKLEDCLTSSTEKLANVVESCLDENDTISKNDQDEKSECEKKEVSEHNSNSESSSSIKLSFLSPGSDKKSLENVEILGSRSNTNCTTTPESERSSLSNLASPSTMGTKVNSESVEVLPDSLVTSPSSVEILGEWKSDSSPYISPVESGHSELPYELDRDDTITPCWEDINVAQIASKNNQTNASSPNVSSYDSPVDEAKTPCNNLSTNIIGNTSAGAYSDAHSNKTVSTEHIPMDTSTENIEATHDTNEPDEVSLAEDSYTSASETTVMTILETFQQKEQIKSKMDIPINASSSGQMHDLCSDGKQMLKKGSMDASSNLNLNLDSMNEKHNLHLPIEAITTQPIRKPEYFDGSNKKSETDLSSFDRLINATIEPAEPERYSSDEAAHPFKSDTLDITDQHLISTDSSCEGTLIESSSEDNPQLIHKSEEKILEVPLSASSYVKTMLADAMIEKREIIEMEGQTSDMPRENSPISSESRSDLVKIGSDQTSGHTSGDELETTTSSDIEIISSPNGDSSSTQSRQSLAKLSKGVDLLTKTLKTRGHSRELSEISVGSDEANVEIEKLLKRIQEMTEILEARESKLIDVSRINVELQEQNNNLKKQLDNFEKNAEQNQNLNQITDEYTQRLSALERKFQQAIRERDSLRKNLEQLKVEAATRLSSQEMFTLSAEKDEIIKELREEGEKLSKQQLQHSNIIKKLRVKEKENDALIKSQKEQIEEQTSELERLKRSLHAKEEVERSQIEAVHTLTAKTKKQEKEILTLQEKLDSTLHKMDAYKTSLDAAKIDLTETKKILAATEAELKEVANSAGESCQLLAQVEELKIKLRESEETHVKKEEFLKHENSELLKRLEAAEARSEELSESVSTATKPLLRQLEQLQANLLHKTNNFMKQEKALSDKNIELQTKVENLTEADRYLKEENVNLKSKISQLESKLVTKENEKTRLQELCDELTAQKEKLTEEKFGLQQKIETLEQSYSSQITELKREIVALENKLAIEKAATDAERRKNHAISEQQQSIEDNEPFNPIASTEQDSVNVINSIWPLHDSIAEDNSETYTMNFDSIRTGSGNTSIFENLQAQLKQKDGEIQQLQWELSRRNVERDALNTELSTLTLKIEELNTKVIDVAVLNESLHEIQTRYDALLQMYGEKMEENQELRLDLEDIKEMYKTQIDQLLKRDT, from the exons ATGAGCTGGTTTGATGCCACTGGCTTTGCCAATTTGGCTATGACAGCTTTAAAGGAAGCTCAGAAAACGATTGATAAAGCATTAGATATAAAAGATGAAGATCAAAAACCAGTAGAAACACATAAGGAAGATACATCTGATTTTTTTGCATCCTGGGGATTAAAGAAGGAAGAAGATGTTGTTCACCGTGACAAAAGCAAAGATTCTAAACAAGATGCCACAAATAGTATATGGGGCAGCTTTACTGGATCATTTTTTGAATCACCAAAATTTGGTGAAGAGGGACGCGATGCAAAAGGTATTATTCATTCAAAATCTTTGCAAACCACTCCAACTGAAAGTGATAAAACAAAGATGCAAAAATTTGCATCCTCTTTATCCCTATCGGAGGACTACAAAGATAAGAAATTAAGTCCATCGAAAAATACTAAACGTATAAAAGATTGCAAGGAAAAATCTGGAAGTGATACAAGTTATGATATTCCTAGTCAAGATATTGCTTCTGCATCCACTTCTAATGTATTGGTGCCATTAGTTCCATCTGGCACAGTTATTCCAGCAGATACAGCTTCCAGTAATGATGAGAAACTTGAAGATTGTCTGACAAGTTCTACAGAAAAATTAGCCAATGTAGTTGAATCTTGTTTAGATGAAAATGatacaatttctaaaaatgaTCAGGATGAGAAGTCAGAGTGTGAGAAGAAAGAAGTTTCTGAACATAATTCTAATTCTGAAAGTTCTTCATCTATCAAATTATCTTTTTTATCTCCTGGGAGTGATAAGAAAAGTTTGGAAAATGTTGAGATTCTTGGTTCTCGATCTAATACCAATTGTACTACTACTCCTGAGTCAGAACGTAGTTCTCTTAGTAATTTAGCAAGTCCTTCAACCATGGGTACTAAGGTCAATTCTGAATCAGTTGAAGTATTGCCAGATAGTTTAGTTACATCTCCAAGTTCTGTGGAAATTTTAGGAGAGTGGAAAAGTGATAGCAGTCCTTATATATCTCCAGTAGAATCAGGACATTCTGAATTGCCATATGAATTAGACAGGGATGACACAATTACTCCTTGTTGGGAAGATATTAATGTTGCACAGATTGCAAGCAAGAATAATCAGACAAATGCATCATCTCCCAATGTTTCTTCATATGACTCTCCAGTGGATGAGGCCAAAACACCATGTAACAATTTGAGTACAAACATTATAGGCAATACATCAGCAGGTGCATATTCAGATGCACACTCTAATAAAACAGTATCTACTGAACATATTCCAATGGACACTTCAACAGAGAATATAGAAGCAACACACGATACGAATGAGCCAGATGAAGTTAGTTTAGCAGAAGATTCCTACACTTCGGCTTCGGAGACTACCGTCATGACGATATTAGAAACATTTCAACAAAAAGAGCAAATCAAGAGTAAGATGGATATACCTATTAATGCATCTTCAAGCGGACAAATGCATGATTTGTGTTCAGATGGAAAGCAAATGTTGAAGAAAGGAAGTATGGACGCCTCTtcgaatttgaatttaaatttggaCTCAATGAATGAGAAACATAATTTACATTTGCCAATAGAAGCAATCACAACGCAACCGATTCGGAAACCAGAATACTTTGATGGGAGTAATAAAAAATCCGAAACCGATTTGAGTAGCTTTGATCGATTGATAAACGCTACTATAGAACCAGCGGAACCTGAACGGTATTCTAGCGATGAAGCTGCGCATCCATTTAAATCCGATACATTAGATATTACTGATCAGCATTTAATATCAACGGACTCAAGTTGTGAAGGAACTTTAATAGAGAGTAGTTCGGAAGACAATCCACAGTTGATTCATAAATCGGAAGAGAAAATTTTAGAGGTTCCATTAAGTGCTAGTTCCTATGTAAAAACAATGTTAGCGGATGCGATGATCGAAAAGAGGGAAATCATAGAGATGGAAGGACAAACCTCAGATATGCCTAGAGAAAATTCACCTATTTCGTCAGAAAG TCGGTCTGATTTAGTTAAAATTGGTTCGGATCAAACCAGCGGTCATACCAGTGGAGACGAATTAGAAACTACAACCTCTAGcgatattgaaattatatcCAG TCCAAACGGCGATTCAAGTTCGACACAGTCTCGTCAAAGCTTGGCAAAGTTATCAAAAGGTGTGGATCTCCTAACGAAAACCTTAAAAACCAGAGGACATTCCAGGGAACTGAGCGAAATTAGCGTTGGATCTGACGAGGCAAATGTTGAGatagaaaagttattaaaaCGTATACAAGAAATGACTGAAATATTAGAAGCCCGAGAATCAAAGCTTATCGATGTCAGTAGAATAAACGTTGAATTGCAAGAGcaaaacaataatttaaaaaa GCAGTtggataattttgaaaaaaatgcaGAACAGAATCAAAATTTGAATCAAATCACTGATGAATACACTCAACGATTATCCGCCTTAGAAAGAAAATTTCAACAAGCAATACGAGAACGAGACTCTCTTAGGAAAAATTTGGAACAGTTAAAAGTGGAAGCAGCTACTCGTTTGTCCTCCCAAGAAATGTTTACTTTGAGCGCCGAGAAAGACGAAATTATTAAGGAACttagagaggaaggagaaaaaTTAAGCAAACAACAACTTCAACACAgtaatatcattaaaaaattgcgagttaaagagaaagaaaacgaTGCTTTAATAAAAAGTCAAAA AGAGCAAATAGAAGAACAGACCTCAGAATTAGAGCGCTTAAAAAGATCACTGCACGCGAAGGAAGAGGTTGAGCGATCTCAAATAGAAGCTGTCCATACATTAACAGCAAAAACGAAGAagcaagaaaaagaaatattaacacTGCAAGAAAAATTAGATAGTACTTTGCATAAGATGGATGCATATAAGACAAGTTTGGACGCTGCAAAAAT AGACTTGACCGAAACGAAAAAAATTTTAGCAGCAACTGAAGCGGAATTAAAGGAGGTAGCGAATAGCGCTGGAGAATCATGTCAACTTCTTGCGCAAGTAGAAGAGCTGAAGATTAAATTACGGGAATCCGAGGAAACGCATGTCAA GAAAGAAGAATTTCTTAAGCACGAAAACAGCGAGTTATTAAAACGCTTAGAAGCTGCTGAAGCTAGAAGCGAAGAATTATCAGAATCTGTATCGACGGCTACGAAACCATTGCTAAGACAATTGGAACAACTTCAAgcaaatttattacataaaactaataattttatgaaacaagAGAAAGCATTGTCAGACAAAAATATCGAGTTACAAAcaaaagtggaaaatttaacCGAAGCTGATCGTTATCTGAAGGaagaaaatgttaatttaaagtCTAAAATATCTCAGTTGGAATCAAAACTTGTTACCAAAGAGAACGAAAAGACTCGTCTACAAGAACTGTGCGACGAGCTGACGGCTCAGAAAGAAAAGCTAACTGAAGAAAAGTTTGG ACTTCAGCAAAAGATAGAAACTCTCGAACAGTCTTATTCTTCACAAATAACCGAGTTGAAGAGAGAAATTGTCgcgttagaaaataaattagctATAGAAAAAGCAGCCACCGATGCAGAAAGGAggaaaaatcatgcaatatcagAGCAGCAACAAAGTATTGAAGACAACGAACCATTTAACCCTATTGCTAGCACGGAGCAAGACTCTGTGAATGTTATAAACAGTATTTGGCCG ctgCACGACTCTATTGCTGAAGATAACAGCGAAACGTATACAATGAATTTCGATAGTATTAGAACAGGATCGGGTAATACTTCTATATTTGAGAACTTACAAGCTCAATTGAAGCAGAAAGATG GTGAAATACAACAACTCCAATGGGAATTATCACGACGTAATGTAGAAAGGGATGCTTTGAATACGGAATTATCTACGTTAACCTTAAAGATCGAAGAATTAAATACTAAAGTAATAGACGTTGCAGTTTTAAACGAAAGTTTGCACGAAATACAGACAAGGTACGATGCATTGTTACAAATGTATGGAGAAAAAATGGAGGAAAATCAAGAATTGCGTTTGGATCTTGAAGATATCAAAGAAATGTATAAAACACAGATCGATCAGCTCTTGAAAAGAGATACTTGA
- the LOC143265068 gene encoding uncharacterized protein LOC143265068 — translation MPKCNPRCPVVKAQLRKLATESPWVLKELATRSDLKVSTLIGTADEKIISATVDAKRDEDQRSSIDPSDPRYTEGRVDGKLVRRIRTSGTQADGYDPSVKTDISKLLDQAKVDKANGISVDRTDRASGVDTIDGMDRTDRASSASKLDKEKRDKETLKRELADKSTEFAAFRDECEQSCPRRISGKSRLRKLEETQCIIDSYLLNKGARYFEDVCTCSLSCVLRALRRDPFVTSTLASITIFTLGLKLCAELDAWYLPIHFS, via the exons ATGCCTAAATGTAATCCGCGGTGCCCCGTAGTAAAAGCTCAGCTAAGGAAACTAG CTACCGAATCACCATGGGTTTTGAAAGAATTAGCAACGAGATCCGATCTCAAAGTAAGCACTTTGATCGGGACCGCGGACGAAAAGATTATAAGTGCAACGGTGGATGCTAAGCGCGATGAAGATCAGAGAAGTTCGATCGATCCGTCCGATCCCCGATACACGGAAGGGAGAGTAGACGGTAAACTGGTAAGAAGAATAAGAACATCTGGAACACAAGCGGACG GGTACGATCCGTCAGTTAAAACAGACATCTCAAAACTCTTGGACCAGGCAAAAGTAGATAAAGCAAATGGAATTAGTGTGGATAGAACTGATAGAGCAAGTGGCGTAGATACGATCGATGGAATGGATAGAACGGATAGAGCAAGTAGCGCGAGTAAATTAGACAAAGAGAAAAGGGACAAAGAAACATTAAAGCGAGAACTTGCAGATAAGTCAACAGAATTTGCCGCGTTTCGAGATGAATGCGAACAGTCCTGTCCCCGACGCATATCAGGAA AAAGCAGATTACGCAAACTTGAAGAAACGCAGTGCATTATAGATTCTTATTTATTGAACAAGGGTGCTCGTTACTTCGAGGATGTCTGCACTTGTTCTCTTTCCTGTGTTCTCCGTGCTTTAAGGCGCGATCCTTTCGTCACCAGCACATTAGCGTCTATCACAATATTCACGCTGGGTCTGAAACTTTGTGCAGAATTAGATGCTTGGTATTTGCCGATTCATTTCTCGTAA